A segment of the Verrucomicrobiota bacterium genome:
GATAACGTAGGGTATTTTTCGCACTTTTGATTTGGAGGTGCTCAGGAAGGTTCAGATAAGGAACCAAGACAATGAGCGAGAAAGAGAGAGAAGAGGAAGCGACGGCTTCCGGGAACGAGAAGATCATCCGGCTCGACGAAGAGCAGCTGCGCGAGCACCTGGACCGGAAGATCACTCAGAGCGTGGAGGACACCCTTAACGGTCTTCTCGATGCAGAGGCGGATCGTCTTTGCGGAGCTGGCCGTTACGAGCGATCAGCGGATCGCGTGGATACGCGTGCTGGTCATTATGTGCGCGGTTTGCATACACGAGCGGGAGAGGTCTCCCTGAAGGTGCCGAAGCTACGGAGCCTTCCCTTTGAGACCCAGATCATCGAGCGCTACAAACGCCGTGAAGCGAGCGTAGAAGAGTCGTTAATGGAGATGTATCTGGCTGGGGTAAGCGTTCGCCGTGTGGAGGACATCACACAGGCTCTGTGGGGCGTCAAAGTGAGTCCATCGACGGTGAGTGATCTCAATCAGAAGATCTACGAACAGATCGAGTCCTGGCGGATGAAGCCTATCGAGGGAGAGCACGCCTACGTCTATCTGGATGGTCTGTGGCTCAAACGTAGCTGGGGAGGCGAGGTAAAGAACGTAAGCATACTGGTAGCCGTTGGAGTCAATCAGGAGGGCTATCGTGAGATCCTCGGTTTTGCCGAAGGGTCGAAGGAAGACAAAGCAAGCTGGCAAAACTTCCTGCGCTACCTGAAGGAGCGTGGTCTGCGGGGACCACGGCTTATTGTCAGCGACAAGTGCATCGGTCTCGTGGAAGCTCTGGGAGAGTTTTATCCGGAAGCGCACTGGCAACGCTGCACGGTCCACTTCTATCGCAACGTGTGGACAGCAGTGCCGCCAGGGAAGGTCAAGGTGGTTGCTGCGATGCTCAAGGCGATTCACGCCAGCGAGGATCTGGAGGCGGCACGGACCAAGGCCGCCGATGTCGCCTTGAAGCTAAAGTCGATGAAGCTATCTGAGGCCGCGAAACGGGTTGAGGAAGGTATCGAAGAGACTCTGTGCTACATGAACTACCCGAGAGAACATTGGCGATGTTTACGGACGAATAATCCTCTGGAGCGTCTCATCCGGGAAGTTCGACGACGAACGCGAGTAGTAGGTGCTTTCCCGGACGGAAAAAGTGCCCTGATGCTCGTTGCGGCAAGACTGCGATATATTACCGGAACGAAGTGGGGATTACGCCGATACCTCGATATGAAAAAACTTGATCAACAACCACTCACCGAGGCAAACGCCTCATGATCCTTTGCTCTGGCTCCAGTCGGGCTACGCCCTCCTTACGCCAGAGCAATCCAACCATAACCAACAACAAAAACACTACCTTCCTGAGGACCGAAAAAGAAAAAGCGAAAGATTCTGGACACTACCGATGGTCCATCCTCACTTCCGTTCCGGAATTCCCAAAAAATCCGATGATATCAAGAACCGCCCCGTCGCACAGAGCTTGCGAACGCACGGGGTGAAACAGGCGGGATTGGACACAAAGCCCTTGTTGGAAAGCGTGGGCACTCGCCGTTGAATGAAGGCTGGGGAGCGCGGGCGGCTCCCGGAATGGACGGGCCGGAGAGACGGACTTTCGGGCATCGGATCAAAGAATCTGCAAAATCATGAATCATCGGCCTGACCCGTTTTTGAGCCTCCCCGACCTCTATTCAACGAAAAGTAAAGGCCTGACGTTTTTCTGGGTTCTCCCTCTATTAGATCTGCTTATTTTTCTTTCCTCAAAACAATGACAACACTAGCAAAGGCAACTATCATAACAATAAGCCCGACAGCTGCAACAAGCAATCCTAGATATTTTCCTCCGATGATAGATCGTGAAAACAAAAATCCCATCGGAAAAATATAAAATACAACAATGGAAACCAATGATGCTAAAATGGCTAAAAAAATAAGTAAAAATATATTTACCCTACCAAATATTTTAAACGCCAGAAAAAAAGACAAAAAGGAAATTAAGAATGGGGAAAAGGAAAAACACATTTCAAAAAATTTTGTCCAGTAGTTAATTCCAACATATTCCTGAAGAACCCAAATCATTCCCAAAGAGAAAGGATACAAGCCAACTGAGAAAATAAAAAAACTGAGGATTATACTCATTCGATAATAAAACATCTTTCACCCTCCCCTTCTTCATTAGGATAAAAAGGTAAAAGGCTTCTAGGAGTTGTTCCTGATTCAATATGAGAAAAGTGATACTCTCTCTTTCCTTGAACATAAAATGAGTGGGAAGGAAATCTATCATGCTCCACGAACCACTCTATCTTCTCTTTTACTAAATCAATTGTTATCGTTACTTCGTATGTAATTCCGGGAGTTGGGCCAAAAACGAGGGGGTTAATTTCATTCCCCTCCATTATTATTACGACTTTACATCCCTTTTCTGATCTCTCTTCATCAACTCTTCCAATTATCGTGCTTCCATCAGCTTCACCTTCATCTATAATCTCACCTTTCTTATTATATCGGAACGTTTTACCGACAAAAGGTTGTGTGCTGGAAAATTCTTCAGTATCTGTGTCAAACGTTATTTCATGGCTTGTTTTTAGACCGCCATTAAATATGTAACCGGCAAATGAGAACCTTTCCCAGTCGATTTCAGTTTCATACTTAAAAGTAAATATTTGAAGCCCCAGCAAGTCCCAAGCATTCACCCCGTCGTTCCCAACGAATCTATACAGGTTCAGTCCCCCGGCCTCTTCAATTGGGTCCCGATTCAACCATCTTCCTGTCTGCGGGTCATAGTATCTGAAGCCGTAGTAAGAAAGTCCCGTTTCTTCGTCACGGAATTTCGTGGAAAATGTGAATGGGTTTCGCGATGCGGCGGAACCGCTCTCACGGATTGGCTCTCCGAACGGGCCGTATTCATATTGAGCCAGATCCGTATACTGACCACTCCCCACGATCCCATAAACATTCCCATTGCCGTCGTAGAATGGCAGCAAGCTATCTTGACCCCCATTTTTTTTCATCGCGAGGAGTCCCCCAACACCCCCAGCCCCCTGCATTCCTCCGGAAAGATCGAGGCCCCAGAGGTAGGTTTGGATATCTGTCGTGCCTCCAGCTGTTGTGCTCTCGACAATCAAGTTCCAGCCGTCGTAGGCAAATAATGTTGTGTAGTCAGCGATGAAGACCTCGCTGGTGGAGTCCCATATTGAAAAGACTTTCTGCACTCTCCTACCCTGGAAGTCATAGACAAAGTCAAGTTTCTCACGGGGAGCACCGGCATTGTAGGCAGACGGTATCGTCTCCATTGAGATCAAACGATTCTCCGCGTTCCATTTGTAGGACCAGCGGCCGTCCTGAGTGAGGTTTCCATCGTCGTCATAGGTCGGAACCACAGGTGTCTGCGGGACAAACAGCGTGCCTGCATCCATGGAATCAATTAGGACTTCCCCTGTGGGACCATCGTCGGCTAAAAGGCTCTCGATGGTAACGTCCAAGGAAACGGCGTTAGTGCTATTGTCGACGGAGACCACTCTGCTCCACAGGTCGCCATTTCGTTGCGACGCTTCCCCATTGACGAAGACGACTGCATCCGGATCGGCATTGCCAAGGATCATGTGGTCGGAGGCTATCGGTAGGGAGGTGATTTGGTTCAGCGCATTGGCCCCATAAATCAAGGTTTCGCCATTGATGGTCAGGTCATCTCGATTCCCAATGTCATCGTAGGTATAGCTAAAATCGTGACCTGGAATAACAGTTTCGTTGGCAAAGAGCTTAACGCCAGATTCAACCTCGTTGCGGTCGTTATAGCCATAAGACCAGTAGGAACCGTCCTCGCGGTCGTTGCGGTTGCGGCGTCCACGATCATCATAGGTATAGTCGTGGCTATTGATGACGCTAAGTCCACCATTTCTTGCGATGACGGTATCGACCCGCCCGAGTTCATCGTAGGTCATTTCTCGGGTCAGCACATCAAAACTGTCGTTGGCCAGAGTAATGGTCTCGGTTAAGTGGGTATTTGGCTTATACGCATAGGTGGCCTTGACGTATTGCGCTCCCGTTTCAGGGTGGCGGTCGGTGGCGGTCTCCAGCCGGCCAGTGTCTGGGTCGTAAGTGTATTGATGAAAGAGTTCCATTGACCCCATTCTAGCTTCAAGAAACTCGCGCTTTCCATAATTGGGATAGGCATTGGAGACCCTCACGCCATTAAGCAGTCCAGCGGTAACTCTGTGCGTGAGCAGCTGCCCGTCGTCTGCGTAATCCAAGTCGTGAGTCCCAGCTGCATCGACTACGCCATCCAGGCGCCCTGCACGGTCGTAGTCCCAATCGATGTCGATGGTATCATCCGAGTAATCGGTGAGGTCTGGCTGCCCCGTCAAATCGTAGGTATAGGTGGTCGTGATGCCGCGTTCCCATTCACGAGTGTGTAGCAAACTACTGTCGTGGTAGGTATAGTCCGTGCCTTTGGCATCAGCGTATTGCTTTCGAGTCAGTAATCCCGTTGAGGGTTGATAGATCCATGTGGTCGTGTCTGGCGTAGTTCCATCTCGGAAGGTCTTCAAGGTAGTCTGATCGCCATAAGTTGGGTCATATCCATATTCGACCGGATAGGTGCCGCTGCCGCCGACGGTCTTGATTCTGCCATGAGCGTCATAAGTCGTATCGATTTGGCTGAGCACCGCGGTACCGCCAGGAGTTTTCGAAAATTCGTGTTGGACCTGCCCGGCACCGAGCACTCCTTGCCCATAGTAGGTGAACTCGGTAATCGCGCCGATCTCAGGCTCTATCGTTTTGAGCTGCGAGCTGTTCGGGTAGTAGGTCTGCGTGGTAATCGCTCCGGTCGGATCAGCCATCGTTTCCAAGCGACCCAACTGGTCATAGGTATAGCGGGTAGTCGCATTCTCTGCTGCCGGAATGCGAGGATCAGTCGAGGAATCCAGGCGCCCGTTGATCGTTACCGATACCGCATCCCTAGTCGTATCGGGCAGATCGATTGTTTGAGTGACCGTTTGAGTTGCAGAATCAACCGTTACCGTGGTTGAGGTCTCTTCGCCATAGATATCCGTAAGCTCACTGTAGCTGAGGGTATTCTGGGAAAAACCGGTAAGCTGCCTAAGCGTCTTGCTCATATCGGTGGCCACTGCGCTGTCGTCGGTCAGCCAGCGCCGGGTGATCGTTCGGTGATACCAGTCACTATTTACCTGATTGTAATCACTGACAGTCTCCGTGATTGGCTCTGCAGAAGCTTCGTCAAGAACGTCATTGCCATTGAGGTCAACCCCCTGCCATAGAAGAATCCCTAAATCGTTGTAAGTATATAACAAGGGCCCCAGTCCCGTGCGGGTCTGCTTCCAGAGCTGGCCGAGGGCGTTGTAGAAAGACTTCGTGACCTTAGTAGCACCGGAATACGCAGGCTCTCGTCGTTCCACCGTGCGGCCAGCCCAGTCCGTGACGTATTCACTCCAGCGAGGCGAACCGCTACTACCAATCTCTGTCCGAGTGACCTGCATTCCATCCGCTTCCACTGAAGAGGTAAAATGCTGATGAACGACACCCGTGCCTGTTATGCTCTTGATCTGGCCGTCGAGGTAGCTCTCGGTTATCTCGGTGGATGTGTCGGGACGGGTCAGCGTCACCGTTCTGCCTCCGTTCGTGTAAGTATAAGTGCTCTGGAGTCCATTTCGATCCGTGGAGGTATGCACTTCGCCAGTAGGATAGTAAGTCCTCGATGTGGTCAATTTCGGCGAAGTCTGGCCCTCCGGCGTCAAAGTCGTTCCCTCGATCCTGCCCAAGGGATCGTAGTGGAAAGTCGTCGTCAGGCCGCTTCTCGTTTCTGTAGATCTACGATCCAAGAGGTCATACGTGTATTCGGTGGAAATACCGGACTCGGCGATTCTCTCACGCAATAGATCGTCCGAATCATATAACTCCGTCCAGAGGATTCTACCGCTCAAGTTCGTCGCCTTTTCGGTTCGCCATCCAGGTGCCGGATCGTTCCAAGTAGTCGAATAATCGATCTGATCGATAATCGGCTGGTTCTCCGAATCCACATAAAGAAGCGTTTGAGCCCGGACTGGGTC
Coding sequences within it:
- a CDS encoding IS256 family transposase; protein product: MSEKEREEEATASGNEKIIRLDEEQLREHLDRKITQSVEDTLNGLLDAEADRLCGAGRYERSADRVDTRAGHYVRGLHTRAGEVSLKVPKLRSLPFETQIIERYKRREASVEESLMEMYLAGVSVRRVEDITQALWGVKVSPSTVSDLNQKIYEQIESWRMKPIEGEHAYVYLDGLWLKRSWGGEVKNVSILVAVGVNQEGYREILGFAEGSKEDKASWQNFLRYLKERGLRGPRLIVSDKCIGLVEALGEFYPEAHWQRCTVHFYRNVWTAVPPGKVKVVAAMLKAIHASEDLEAARTKAADVALKLKSMKLSEAAKRVEEGIEETLCYMNYPREHWRCLRTNNPLERLIREVRRRTRVVGAFPDGKSALMLVAARLRYITGTKWGLRRYLDMKKLDQQPLTEANAS
- a CDS encoding RHS repeat-associated core domain-containing protein, encoding MYLDEKLLELTEANRYRTEVYYGQHFVTLTLLEPPQGQPKVSLKVLGVRVPDGGGTGSFGHTIEIVLGDQQTSGGSTYSVSPASLPDTYASYSIPLGVIEGEFSSGVISFSVDGLVDTPDANFSTFNSLILETSETAVTDPIRRVGGLLSGGLSQVAAINGLFVIRDGWLGESGYNRVPLSEGTFEVIRYPDYEGSDPYIPLGSANELWRFEQVGTEATANLQMKVTHIRNPGQSEEESDWELFERIEVSATKSGTPAGARETGWRWTSQSGKLIKDLYWEEEVEFGAETPLYETVVYYDNRSGSPVFVSAVESRLEKFGAKGWKTTREIEDPGGANRVTEWNYEEDTGSQFYGLLRSVEYPDGSWEYTAVYDDQERALETWRPWKEVTLVQAIAANGSNCELTLREYDPEADVRYRTTRKIEDVMVSKRERRSGGINRRYTSATEYLDTITNGRSYMPESVIRPDDTQTTYVRENGYWDGYVFHLTDPGNAEEAFRKTTKEGTVFNPEGIPNQTTWRRTISVDGDPVRAQTLLYVDSENQPIIDQIDYSTTWNDPAPGWRTEKATNLSGRILWTELYDSDDLLRERIAESGISTEYTYDLLDRRSTETRSGLTTTFHYDPLGRIEGTTLTPEGQTSPKLTTSRTYYPTGEVHTSTDRNGLQSTYTYTNGGRTVTLTRPDTSTEITESYLDGQIKSITGTGVVHQHFTSSVEADGMQVTRTEIGSSGSPRWSEYVTDWAGRTVERREPAYSGATKVTKSFYNALGQLWKQTRTGLGPLLYTYNDLGILLWQGVDLNGNDVLDEASAEPITETVSDYNQVNSDWYHRTITRRWLTDDSAVATDMSKTLRQLTGFSQNTLSYSELTDIYGEETSTTVTVDSATQTVTQTIDLPDTTRDAVSVTINGRLDSSTDPRIPAAENATTRYTYDQLGRLETMADPTGAITTQTYYPNSSQLKTIEPEIGAITEFTYYGQGVLGAGQVQHEFSKTPGGTAVLSQIDTTYDAHGRIKTVGGSGTYPVEYGYDPTYGDQTTLKTFRDGTTPDTTTWIYQPSTGLLTRKQYADAKGTDYTYHDSSLLHTREWERGITTTYTYDLTGQPDLTDYSDDTIDIDWDYDRAGRLDGVVDAAGTHDLDYADDGQLLTHRVTAGLLNGVRVSNAYPNYGKREFLEARMGSMELFHQYTYDPDTGRLETATDRHPETGAQYVKATYAYKPNTHLTETITLANDSFDVLTREMTYDELGRVDTVIARNGGLSVINSHDYTYDDRGRRNRNDREDGSYWSYGYNDRNEVESGVKLFANETVIPGHDFSYTYDDIGNRDDLTINGETLIYGANALNQITSLPIASDHMILGNADPDAVVFVNGEASQRNGDLWSRVVSVDNSTNAVSLDVTIESLLADDGPTGEVLIDSMDAGTLFVPQTPVVPTYDDDGNLTQDGRWSYKWNAENRLISMETIPSAYNAGAPREKLDFVYDFQGRRVQKVFSIWDSTSEVFIADYTTLFAYDGWNLIVESTTAGGTTDIQTYLWGLDLSGGMQGAGGVGGLLAMKKNGGQDSLLPFYDGNGNVYGIVGSGQYTDLAQYEYGPFGEPIRESGSAASRNPFTFSTKFRDEETGLSYYGFRYYDPQTGRWLNRDPIEEAGGLNLYRFVGNDGVNAWDLLGLQIFTFKYETEIDWERFSFAGYIFNGGLKTSHEITFDTDTEEFSSTQPFVGKTFRYNKKGEIIDEGEADGSTIIGRVDEERSEKGCKVVIIMEGNEINPLVFGPTPGITYEVTITIDLVKEKIEWFVEHDRFPSHSFYVQGKREYHFSHIESGTTPRSLLPFYPNEEGEGERCFIIE